The Candidatus Nanosynbacter sp. HMT-352 genomic interval CGAATCGCTCCAAATTATCTCAATGGTTTTTTGATCGAAAAAAGCTCATTCGTACCATTGGCATGGCGGGGCTCGTTATAATCGCCTTAGTTATCGTTATTTCTGGAATATTGAGCCTGTTTCATTAACGAACCGGTAGCTTAAATCCAAAGGTACTACCTTTTCCTTCTTCTGATTCAAAGATCATTTCGCCATCGTGCGACAAGATAACTTTCCTCGCCAAAAATAAGCCAACGCCAGTGCCATCTGGTCGCTTTTTCCTAGCGTTTGTACCACGGAAGAATTTGCCAAACAAATTTGCTTGCTCCGATTTTGGCACACCAATTCCCGAATCTTTCACTGTAAATTCGATCATGTCGTTATTATTTTTTAGAGAAATTATCACTTTTTTATGAGGATCTGAATAATAAATGGCGTTGTCAATCATATTTAGTATAACTTGACGAATCTTTTCGGAATCGGCCACAATCAATGGAACTTTTTTATCAATCTTTAGATTCATCTCGACAGATCTCTGATCTGCCACAACCTTAAGTAAAGCAACTTCATCCCGAAGAATTTGAGCAATATCTATCTTCTGTTTATCAATATTAAATTTGCCAGTTTGAAGCCTAGAAACGTTGAGAAAATCATTTATCAGCCTCACCATACGCTCACTCGAAGAAAATGCCTCCCTAAGAACCGCACGTTGCGTTGGCGTAATCTTTCCCAAATCGCCCTCCAGCATCATATCCAGATAACCTTTTATACTAGTCAACGGCGTTCTTAATTGATGTGAAGCCATAGAAATAAATTCATTCTTCGCCTCGTCTAACCTTTGAAGCTGACGATTGCTAAATCTCAATTCTTTAGTCGCTTCGTCAATCTTGCGTTGCAAACTCTTATTCAATTCATTAATCTCTTCCAGCGACAAAGAGTTTCGAATCGACACCGCCAATTCCCCGGCAATCGATTCCAGCATTTCAATATCGCGAGAACTATAGCCTAAACTCTTATGCTCACCCAGAAATAGAATTCCCGTTTCTTGATTTTGATACAATAGCGGCATAACGATTTTCGTACGATGAATATCCAAAAGTTTCTTCAGCTCTGGATCTTTTACTTGATTCGCCAAAATAACTTCCGGAAAACTACAGTTTTTATAATAGTAATCCATGATACTACGAATATCTTCCTCAACAACAGCTATTCGTCGCCGACCCGCCCGGCCATATATTCCTTTTTCTGGAATACAAAACGCCACTTTTTCAGCTTTTAGAGAGCTTGCTATGTAGCTGCTAATGCGTCGAGTCAATAGCTGCAAATCCGCCGTATATGTCAATATTTTACTGATCTCACGAGTAAAAGTGTCAGCATCGTATTCTCCGTAGTAAAAAACCCTATCCGTAAACTTATCAAAAAATCTCTTCACGGGCTGATATGTGACCGCCAAAACCATAGCCAAAATCATATTCATAAGATTTACATGACTATCGATCGTAAGGCTACGCTGAAAAACTACAATTGAAATGATATATGCAGAAATTATATAAACAACAGCCAATGCGATTAGTAGTAGCATATACGAGACACTTCGAGCTACCGCCATCTTTACATCCATTAATCGATATCTGACTATGCTATACATAATTGCAAATAAGAAAATAATCGTAGCAACTGGACCGACCCATACGTATCGATAATCGCCAAGCGCCGGAAGCAATAAGTCCACTGCAAACCCGGGAATACTACATATCAATAAACCAATCATATAGATAGCGACTTGCTTGCGTCGAATAGAATCCGACTTTTTCCACGCAACATAGCCAAACCACATAGAAATTAGAAAGAATACCAAGAAAAAAGTTGCAAAAATAACATAGTGGATTGCATGGATCGGAATCTGCGAGAAATCTACTGGTGTATTAACCTCCGAGACATTAATTATAAACTCAGGAACTAAAATGATATATAGCGAAAAAATCGTTATTAGTATACTAGACGCGTAGATAAAACTCTTCGTTGATTTTGTCGATGGAAGAAACGACTTCGTAGTAAAAATAGCCAACGCAGGACAAAAAATAGCTGAAGCGACATAAAACCACCTAGACGCAGTGTCCAGCATCACACTATTGTCTGCCAAAGAAAACACCTCAAGTCCAGCTGACCACACAGCCAAACATAGACAAACCAGAAAAAACCAATGCTTCGCATCATGATGACGCTTCGACTTTTTAAGTACGAGTACGCCCAAAATTAGCGCCATCAACGCAACCAATCCTAGTACTAATGCTCGTACCATCATACTAATGCTTATTATAGCATTTAATTTTATGTTTCAATCGCAAAAACTGTGTAAACGCCGCTTGCGGTAACTGTAGCTTTAATAGATTCTTTTGGTATGCCAGATTTTTGGAGCAATTTAAAACCTTCTTTAATTGAGCGCATCCTAACCTTTGGAACCCACCCCATTAGTCCATGCAAAAATTCTTTTTGTGGGCGATTTACATTCATATTGCCAGTGATCATTAGTCCGCCAGTTCGTAAAAACTTCAATGATTCTCGTGTCAATTGTTTATAAACGCCATCCGGCAAATATTCTCGCAAGCCAGAATCTTCCGCAATATCCAGCTTACGATCACCCAGAACTCCCTCCAAACTCAAAGGTTTGCCAAGCTTACTGAATAATCGCTCGCAATGAACTTCAATCTTATCTTCCAAATTCCATTTCTTAGCCAAGCTCTGCGCCGCCGCTAGAGACAACGGATCTTGGTCTAGCAGGATAACCGTTGGCGCCTCACCCGTTTCGTCCTTAAGTTTTTTCAGCATCTTCAAAGTCGCCAATCCCGTTCCGCAACCAAAACTCATCACCAACATATCGTCAATTGAACGATTTTCTTTTTCCGCCATTTTCATCAAATGATCAATCGATAGGCCATTCACTGTTTCCACTCGCTCACGAATACCAAGCGAATCCGCACAATGCCGAATGACGTTAGAAAACTTCTC includes:
- a CDS encoding class I SAM-dependent methyltransferase, whose translation is MENFGNERYTAVGMGDFLDGIDCKANEELNEEIINLRHEGYNVRVGEKTDPAYNNPDKIQDIYNYLERGEAELKDVRKDIIHINLAAAALASVLEKIPFVRENKWGNVIDAYLEVFRDKLLYGKDQTDSQPWHNQRGSALTFLTISEAEDLSVFDENGEILSEGKYPTMSGPLDESVFDEKINGLPLTEVMIQDKINNGVDKATAIEEVEKRISEVREFIQAPVTEKFSNVIRHCADSLGIRERVETVNGLSIDHLMKMAEKENRSIDDMLVMSFGCGTGLATLKMLKKLKDETGEAPTVILLDQDPLSLAAAQSLAKKWNLEDKIEVHCERLFSKLGKPLSLEGVLGDRKLDIAEDSGLREYLPDGVYKQLTRESLKFLRTGGLMITGNMNVNRPQKEFLHGLMGWVPKVRMRSIKEGFKLLQKSGIPKESIKATVTASGVYTVFAIET
- a CDS encoding sensor histidine kinase, with the protein product MMVRALVLGLVALMALILGVLVLKKSKRHHDAKHWFFLVCLCLAVWSAGLEVFSLADNSVMLDTASRWFYVASAIFCPALAIFTTKSFLPSTKSTKSFIYASSILITIFSLYIILVPEFIINVSEVNTPVDFSQIPIHAIHYVIFATFFLVFFLISMWFGYVAWKKSDSIRRKQVAIYMIGLLICSIPGFAVDLLLPALGDYRYVWVGPVATIIFLFAIMYSIVRYRLMDVKMAVARSVSYMLLLIALAVVYIISAYIISIVVFQRSLTIDSHVNLMNMILAMVLAVTYQPVKRFFDKFTDRVFYYGEYDADTFTREISKILTYTADLQLLTRRISSYIASSLKAEKVAFCIPEKGIYGRAGRRRIAVVEEDIRSIMDYYYKNCSFPEVILANQVKDPELKKLLDIHRTKIVMPLLYQNQETGILFLGEHKSLGYSSRDIEMLESIAGELAVSIRNSLSLEEINELNKSLQRKIDEATKELRFSNRQLQRLDEAKNEFISMASHQLRTPLTSIKGYLDMMLEGDLGKITPTQRAVLREAFSSSERMVRLINDFLNVSRLQTGKFNIDKQKIDIAQILRDEVALLKVVADQRSVEMNLKIDKKVPLIVADSEKIRQVILNMIDNAIYYSDPHKKVIISLKNNNDMIEFTVKDSGIGVPKSEQANLFGKFFRGTNARKKRPDGTGVGLFLARKVILSHDGEMIFESEEGKGSTFGFKLPVR